One Rhododendron vialii isolate Sample 1 chromosome 2a, ASM3025357v1 genomic region harbors:
- the LOC131316463 gene encoding uncharacterized protein LOC131316463, with amino-acid sequence MARREWSEQEEETLLENLMSPVDVGIWQNENGCFIPASFVVLETQMRASFPHGGITKFHIETKMKYWKATCFRLQDMLRISGFGWIENENRLAVENEVNRQFRNMRDMQFPMFN; translated from the exons atgGCACGCCGGGAGTGGAGTGAGCAGGAGGAGGAGACGTTGTTAGAAAATCTTATGAGCCCAGTAGATGTGGGAATTTGGCAAAATGAGAATGGATGCTTCATACCGGCCTCGTTCGTAGTTTTGGAAACTCAAATGCGAGCTTCTTTTCCCCATGGTGGTATTACAAAATTTCATATCGAGACAAAGATGAAGTATTGGAAGGCAACTTGTTTCCGACTACAAGACATGCTTCGGATTTCCGGGTTTGGTTGGATCGAAAATGAAAACAGATTGGCGGTGGAAAATGAG GTGAATCGACAATTTAGAAACATGAGGGACATGCAATTCCCAATGTTTAATTGA